One part of the Haliotis asinina isolate JCU_RB_2024 chromosome 2, JCU_Hal_asi_v2, whole genome shotgun sequence genome encodes these proteins:
- the LOC137272586 gene encoding perlucin-like protein — MVFLPGILLSCLYIFALAEGDDFSKCPPSIPRNQYLRTFRNRCYEFAVFHEAYWPDANAQCMSKGGYLVSVNDAETQQFLVSTLVRLNFAKHGIWIGLNDQKIESTYEWASGDKLTYTHWATGEPNFAHGIEDCVLMKSTKAYAWEDHPCHLWPQHYSYICEYEMLQSTTPPPTAAPAVTAL, encoded by the exons ATGGTGTTCTTGCCAGGAATACTTCTGTCATGTCTCTACATATTTG CTTTGGCCGAAGGAGATGACTTCAGTAAGTGCCCACCGTCAATCCCAAGGAACCAGTACTTGAGGACTTTCAGGAATCGATGTTACGAGTTTGCAGTGTTCCATGAGGCGTACTGGCCAGACGCAAACGCTCAGTGCATGAGCAAAGGGGGTTATCTTGTTAGTGTCAACGACGCAGAGACCCAGCAGTTCCTCGTCAGCACCTTAGTTCGGCTGAACTTCGCCAAACATGGCATATGGATTGGTCTTAATGATCAGAAAATTGAGTCAACTTATGAATGGGCTTCAG GTGATAAACTCACTTACACCCACTGGGCAACAGGAGAGCCTAACTTCGCTCACGGTATCGAGGACTGTGTGCTGATGAAGAGTACAAAGGCTTATGCATGGGAGGACCACCCCTGTCATCTGTGGCCCCAGCACTACTCGTACATCTGTGAATatg AGATGTTACAATCCACAACACCCCCGCCTACAGCAGCGCCCGCAGTCACAGCGCTGTGA
- the LOC137271838 gene encoding uncharacterized protein, whose product MVQTPLFITQCVDSSEQGVMLFFILVTCGLSLDAIAASLCTDNDGVLPPTTNVGLQDVVFKKLNKVGIYSCAAECISTTKCTSFNYCVRTGLCELIREATNTPTENSPTEGCAYNNIDDWPKTIAGPCVNHLCPETSVCRVNRLNQAFCIYECENPPLLANAILTVDGHQVGASASYVCKPSYMSCGTGQTDNQLRCGTSGHWNGTVDTCKRMLWLNPDVPFIKPLPCDFTDEYNLRIVGTPTAETRFSINLKQDTHLLLQVDARFNAQGSVLKVVLSSMTGTSWNQAEFLNNFPFRMGEGFSMNVIHSDSSYEVFVNGTFLGAYTDHNPGTDPDNTEVKLDVALQKVLYSRRVI is encoded by the exons ATGGTCCAGACTCCGTTATTCATCACTCAGTGTGTAGACAGCAGCGAGCAAGGTGTCATGTTATTTTTCATCCTTGTCACCTGTGGGTTAAGTCTTGATGCTATAGCTGCCTCACTCTGTACTGACAATGATGGCGTTCTTCCTCCAACTACGAATGTAGGGTTACAAGACGTCGTATTCAAGAAGCTGAACAAGGTTGGGATTTACTCCTGTGCGGCTGAATGTATATCAACTACAAAATGCACATCATTTAACTATTGTGTGAGGACTGGGTTGTGTGAGCTTATAAGAGAAGCTACGAATACACCGACCGAAAATAGTCCCACAGAGGGTTGTGCGTACAACAACATAGATGACTGGCCAAAG ACAATTGCTGGACCCTGTGTCAACCACTTGTGCCCGGAGACCTCGGTTTGCCGTGTAAACAGACTGAACCAAGCTTTCTGCATATATG AATGTGAGAATCCACCCCTTCTGGCAAACGCAATTTTGACAGTAGACGGGCACCAAGTTGGAGCGTCAGCGTCTTACGTTTGCAAACCCAGTTATATGTCTTGCGGGACTGGCCAAACTGACAACCAGCTACGATGTGGCACTTCCGGTCACTGGAATGGCACTGTGGATACTTGTAAGAGAATGCTGTGGTTGAACCCT GATGTTCCGTTTATCAAGCCACTGCCTTGCGACTTTACCGATGAGTACAATCTGAGAATTGTCGGCACACCTACAGCGGAAACACG GTTTTCAATTAACCTGAAGCAAGACACTCACCTGCTTCTCCAGGTCGATGCGCGCTTCAACGCACAGGGCTCAGTTCTGAAAGTTGTTCTCTCAAGCATGACCGGCACTTCCTGGAACCAAGCTGAATTCTTGAATAATTTCCCGTTCCGTATGGGAGAGGGCTTCAGTATGAATGTAATCCATAGTGATTCAAGTTATGAG gTATTTGTCAATGGCACATTTCTTGGTGCATACACTGACCACAATCCAGGAACAGATCCGGATAATACTGAAGTTAAGTTGGATGTAGCTCTTCAAAAGGTCCTTTACTCCAGACGTGTAATATGA